One Periophthalmus magnuspinnatus isolate fPerMag1 chromosome 15, fPerMag1.2.pri, whole genome shotgun sequence genomic window carries:
- the LOC117382907 gene encoding homeodomain-interacting protein kinase 2-like gives MASGYPSRADQTLFKLGEYIILDVLGEGHFGAVTRCFHPQTLEVVAVKTLKNTSSSLQNEVEILEELRLLQPDKYNIVRFIEYFAEQDSECMVFETLDRSLLDFIRMREDVLSLCELRPVAQQLLVAFDGLKTAGIIHADLKPDNIMLVNHSKQPFKVKLIDFGLANYANMMDFMDIWQPFPYRAPEATLGCIVTEAVDMWSLGCTLAECFTGYHLFGGYSAYDNLRTIVELLGLPSAKVLQKAHLSVDFFTSPSGDFTQWRLKTLDEYYGSQREDMPMVSEGLAGRFSSLESVFQGSHTRTGDPEHRDRLAFADLIKRLLDLDDEMRITPKEALHHPFVTMEHLIGDDSEYSENARGLMALALKGSTTVSDLSPPEQPSPHIPQHVPEPLRDEEEAIRPTQTLEHIDNTKCFNQGILETPMDNKENIQSEKSEHCIDVTGSEDPDPIWEASNAKEDRPDYIVIDNPDDIVHQDSDVASSSLSSSCSILGCFKTVAFGGFLAGQTALSYVLSSLLEPLYSP, from the coding sequence ATGGCTTCAGGATATCCCTCCAGAGCAGATCAAACCCTGTTTAAGTTAGGGGAGTACATTATCTTGGACGTACTTGGGGAAGGGCATTTTGGTGCAGTCACTAGATGCTTTCACCCTCAGACTTTAGAGGTCGTGGCAGTTAAAACCCTGAAGAACACCAGTAGCAGTCTCCAAAACGAAGTTGAGATCTTGGAGGAGTTGCGCCTCTTACAACCAGACAAGTACAATATTGTCAGGTTCATTGAATACTTTGCAGAACAGGACTCCGAATGCATGGTATTTGAAACATTAGACAGGAGCCTGCTCGACTTTATAAGGATGAGAGAAGATGTATTGTCTTTGTGTGAGCTCCGTCCAGTGGCACAGCAGCTCCTGGTGGCCTTTGACGGTCTCAAGACGGCTGGGATCATTCATGCAGACCTAAAGCCAGACAACATCATGCTGGTGAACCACAGTAAGCAGCCTTTTAAAGTCAAACTCATTGACTTTGGCCTGGCTAATTATGCAAACATGATGGACTTCATGGACATATGGCAGCCTTTTCCATACCGAGCTCCAGAGGCCACTCTAGGCTGCATAGTCACTGAGGCTGTGGACATGTGGTCTCTAGGCTGCACTCTGGCAGAGTGCTTCACAGGATACCATCTTTTCGGTGGGTACTCAGCCTACGACAATCTCAGGACCATCGTCGAACTGTTAGGACTTCCAAGTGCAAAAGTGCTCCAAAAAGCACATCTGTCTGTAGATTTCTTTACAAGCCCTTCAGGTGACTTCACACAGTGGAGACTTAAAACCTTAGATGAGTACTATGGCAGTCAGAGAGAAGACATGCCCATGGTCTCAGAGGGTCTAGCTGGAAGATTCAGCTCTTTAGAGAGTGTTTTTCAGGGGTCTCATACAAGAACGGGAGACccagagcacagagacagatTGGCCTTTGCTGATCTCATAAAGAGACTTCTGGACCTGGACGATGAGATGAGAATCACTCCCAAGGAGGCACTCCATCACCCCTTTGTGACGATGGAACATCTGATCGGTGATGACAGTGAATACAGTGAGAACGCTCGTGGCCTCATGGCCTTAGCTCTTAAAGGGTCCACCACTGTGTCTGATTTGAGCCCTCCTGAACAGCCCAGTCCACACATCCCACAACATGTACCAGAGCCGCTCCGAGATGAGGAGGAAGCAATAAGACCCACCCAAACACTGGAGCACATAGACAACACAAAGTGTTTCAACCAGGGTATTCTAGAGACTCCAATGGACAACAAGGAGAACATCCAGTCAGAGAAGTCTGAACACTGCATCGACGTCACAGGCTCTGAAGATCCTGATCCAATTTGGGAAGCGTCAAATGCCAAAGAAGACAGGCCAGATTACATTGTCATCGACAATCCAGACGACATCGTACACCAGGACTCAGATGTTGCCAGTTCTAGCCTGAGCAGCTCCTGCTCCATTTTGGGATGTTTCAAGACAGTGGCATTTGGTGGTTTTCTAGCAGGACAGACTGCTCTCAGTTATGTGTTATCATCATTGCTGGAGCCGTTGTACTCCCCATAA